From the Octadecabacter antarcticus 307 genome, one window contains:
- a CDS encoding TRAP transporter small permease: MIPFLFSKLSAGLIAIERLFLKLLIAALTLTVLMNVLLRMVGITIAWADEVGIYAMILSGFVGASLMLRARIDPAVLLLHEFVSEKSRRILHGLVSLLAAVFGFMLLYLCIRWFDPVEIAKAGFDVGTFQANTFNFIYTDQTSVMAAPSFLFYFIIPFFSFAITIHAITNMFEDIGWLDRPEDPAGLAMDVVQ, translated from the coding sequence ATGATCCCCTTTCTTTTTAGTAAGCTTTCCGCAGGTCTTATTGCGATAGAACGACTTTTCCTAAAATTGCTTATCGCGGCGCTGACGCTTACGGTTCTTATGAATGTGCTGTTGCGTATGGTTGGGATCACGATTGCTTGGGCAGATGAGGTCGGAATTTATGCGATGATCCTGTCTGGGTTTGTCGGGGCTTCTCTTATGTTACGGGCGCGTATCGACCCCGCTGTTTTGCTGCTGCACGAATTCGTATCCGAAAAAAGCAGGCGCATTTTGCACGGTCTCGTCTCTCTACTCGCTGCAGTTTTTGGGTTTATGCTTTTATACCTTTGTATCCGTTGGTTTGATCCAGTTGAAATTGCCAAGGCGGGCTTTGACGTGGGCACGTTTCAGGCAAACACATTCAACTTCATTTATACAGACCAGACATCCGTTATGGCCGCACCCTCGTTTTTATTTTATTTTATTATCCCGTTCTTTTCGTTTGCAATCACCATCCACGCAATCACCAATATGTTCGAAGACATCGGATGGCTGGACCGCCCTGAAGACCCAGCTGGTCTCGCTATGGATGTTGTACAATGA
- a CDS encoding DUF4113 domain-containing protein, with the protein MSALDQANDRFGKKTLVFASEGMKQPWQLRSNHRSSRYTTRLVDLPVVRCGNGAASRV; encoded by the coding sequence ATGAGTGCGCTTGATCAAGCCAACGACAGGTTTGGCAAGAAAACGTTGGTCTTCGCGAGTGAAGGGATGAAGCAACCTTGGCAACTTCGGTCCAATCACCGAAGTTCCAGGTACACGACGCGGCTTGTTGATTTGCCGGTTGTTCGTTGCGGTAATGGTGCGGCGTCCCGTGTTTGA
- the tnpA gene encoding IS200/IS605 family transposase, with product MRYSSSGQTRFYHKFHVVWVTKYRYKVLQGAMRERIREIIMQTCSEMGVHIVKGVLGRDHVHMFLSIPLKLSLSNVMQRIKGRSSRRIQMEFPELRKRYWGRRFWARGYFSTTSGNVTDDIITQYLELHSSK from the coding sequence ATGCGTTATTCCTCATCCGGTCAAACGCGATTTTACCACAAATTTCACGTCGTGTGGGTCACAAAATATAGATACAAGGTTTTGCAGGGTGCGATGCGAGAGCGGATACGCGAGATTATCATGCAAACATGCTCCGAAATGGGCGTCCATATCGTGAAAGGTGTGCTGGGACGCGATCATGTGCACATGTTCCTGTCGATCCCACTAAAACTGTCCCTGTCCAACGTTATGCAACGCATAAAGGGCCGCTCGTCGCGCCGCATCCAGATGGAATTCCCTGAGTTGCGCAAGCGCTACTGGGGCAGGCGGTTTTGGGCACGCGGATATTTCTCAACCACCTCTGGAAATGTGACTGACGACATCATCACGCAGTATCTGGAATTGCATTCCTCTAAATGA
- a CDS encoding amino acid synthesis family protein encodes MKANIRKIAVNIEETHREIGREISPATRKAVAVAVIENPFAGTYHEDLTILMDIGAELGALLGEKCVQALGITPDQAESYGKSAMVGENGELEHAAAILHPKLGAPLRVAVDKGAALVASSKKMGSPGQVLDVPLGHKDAAYVRSHFDAIEVRLNDAPRGNEIMVAVAVTDSGRPLPRVGGLVHNDVKGKDGLR; translated from the coding sequence ATGAAGGCTAACATCAGAAAAATTGCCGTGAACATTGAAGAAACGCACCGTGAAATTGGCCGCGAAATTTCACCTGCCACGCGCAAGGCTGTTGCTGTCGCCGTCATAGAAAACCCGTTTGCGGGCACCTACCACGAAGACCTGACTATTTTGATGGATATAGGCGCAGAGCTGGGTGCGTTGTTGGGCGAAAAATGCGTGCAAGCTCTTGGGATCACACCGGATCAAGCAGAAAGCTATGGGAAATCTGCGATGGTCGGTGAAAACGGTGAACTTGAACATGCAGCGGCGATCTTGCACCCAAAACTTGGCGCGCCGTTGCGCGTCGCGGTTGATAAAGGTGCGGCCCTTGTCGCTTCGTCCAAGAAAATGGGCAGTCCGGGGCAAGTGCTTGATGTGCCCTTAGGTCACAAAGACGCCGCATATGTGCGGAGCCATTTTGACGCTATCGAAGTCCGCTTGAATGACGCCCCGCGTGGGAATGAAATCATGGTGGCAGTTGCCGTCACGGATAGTGGCCGACCGCTTCCACGCGTTGGTGGATTGGTCCACAACGATGTAAAAGGCAAAGACGGCTTGCGTTAA
- a CDS encoding amino acid synthesis family protein, whose protein sequence is MPDVIVRKMIYSVEEIFHEGGPRPEKSLRRAAALAIIENPFSGRYESEIQGFMEDLKPLGLSMAQRLLDMLGGADQIEGYGKGAMIGEGGELEHGALWHAPGGYAMRQVLANSNAIVPSCKKVTGVGGRLDVPITHINASYVRSHFDSMEVGSNDTPRTNEMVLALVMSTGARIHDRAGGLAVADIIGKDGLR, encoded by the coding sequence ATGCCTGACGTCATTGTACGTAAAATGATCTACTCCGTAGAAGAAATTTTTCATGAGGGCGGTCCGCGCCCTGAAAAATCTTTGCGCCGTGCCGCTGCTTTGGCCATCATTGAAAACCCATTTTCCGGACGCTACGAGTCCGAAATTCAAGGCTTTATGGAAGACTTAAAGCCGCTGGGCCTCAGCATGGCGCAACGCTTGCTTGATATGCTGGGCGGTGCAGATCAGATCGAAGGCTACGGCAAAGGAGCCATGATCGGTGAAGGTGGCGAGCTTGAACACGGAGCATTGTGGCATGCACCAGGCGGCTATGCGATGCGCCAAGTGTTGGCGAATTCGAACGCTATTGTGCCATCATGCAAGAAAGTTACAGGTGTTGGAGGGCGTCTGGACGTCCCTATTACCCACATAAACGCATCTTATGTCCGCAGTCATTTCGATTCTATGGAAGTGGGAAGCAACGACACACCGCGCACCAACGAGATGGTTTTGGCTCTGGTCATGAGCACTGGCGCACGCATCCATGACAGAGCGGGTGGGCTAGCCGTCGCAGATATTATCGGAAAGGATGGCTTACGATGA
- a CDS encoding TRAP transporter substrate-binding protein, producing the protein MKKFLTAVAMMTATVLPGGVTAQETNFRVGLITPPVHVWNKEVDAMGVTLGEMTDGRMGVTQFPSGQLGNEATMLQQLQTGALDMAWLTTAGLTLRVPDMSALHAPFLIDNIEDAAKILRSDEAREILDALPAATGTVGLCYAMTGMRQVMAKDPITSIEDLDGLRFRITPAPPIQTFFEMFGAAPAPMPLTQVYDSLANGQIDAIDMDFESILNFGYHDHAKHMLETNHQMFAMVALISGRVWAGLSDEDKVIIQEAAQKHCDQTIDQFVSGEAGKLERLQAIEGLTIQESVGPEFFGDIVERWDTEWSEQTPYVERLRALAAKF; encoded by the coding sequence ATGAAAAAATTTCTTACAGCAGTTGCCATGATGACGGCGACGGTTTTGCCGGGGGGAGTAACGGCACAAGAAACTAATTTTCGGGTAGGCTTGATTACGCCACCCGTTCACGTCTGGAACAAAGAAGTCGACGCAATGGGCGTGACTTTGGGTGAAATGACAGACGGCCGTATGGGGGTGACACAATTCCCATCAGGTCAGTTGGGCAACGAAGCGACAATGCTGCAGCAATTGCAGACAGGTGCTTTGGACATGGCATGGCTTACAACGGCGGGGCTGACTTTGCGTGTACCTGACATGTCTGCGCTGCACGCACCGTTTCTAATAGATAATATTGAAGACGCTGCAAAAATCTTGCGGTCTGACGAAGCGCGTGAAATCCTTGATGCGCTTCCAGCCGCAACTGGCACCGTCGGTCTATGCTATGCGATGACAGGGATGCGTCAGGTTATGGCGAAGGATCCTATCACATCGATTGAGGATCTCGATGGCCTGCGTTTTCGCATTACACCTGCCCCACCCATCCAGACGTTCTTTGAGATGTTTGGTGCGGCTCCAGCACCTATGCCACTAACGCAGGTTTACGATTCACTTGCGAACGGTCAGATCGACGCCATCGACATGGACTTCGAATCCATCCTGAACTTTGGGTACCACGACCACGCAAAGCATATGCTTGAAACAAACCACCAGATGTTCGCTATGGTCGCGCTAATATCTGGCCGTGTTTGGGCTGGACTGTCAGATGAAGACAAAGTGATCATCCAAGAAGCGGCGCAAAAGCACTGTGACCAAACGATCGATCAGTTCGTGTCTGGCGAAGCCGGTAAGCTTGAGCGCCTTCAGGCAATTGAGGGTCTGACTATTCAAGAGAGTGTTGGCCCAGAGTTCTTTGGTGACATCGTCGAACGTTGGGATACAGAATGGTCTGAGCAGACCCCATATGTTGAGCGTCTGCGTGCTCTCGCTGCGAAATTCTAA
- a CDS encoding molybdopterin-dependent oxidoreductase: MNENPNITGTQFCLDGKTVEVFPAPGVRLSQVLREELGARDVKIGCNAGDCGACTVLLDGAPICACLTPAQQVAGRNVETIAGLYKTDNTTQALAERFQDMGAAQCGICTPGMMVSAVALLRENPTPNVRQVQDALGGVLCRCTGYRKIIDAVVGTAPVARDDAGIVGDPIRHIDALNKVSGAQTFGDDIAPMGTLEIFVIRSPHARAAFQLGDVDAFVVNTNGVEATLSAIDIPGRNLFGVIPQFVDQPVFAEAEARFRGEAVAAIIGTPEAIRNFNPATFPVTWTKLDAVTDVTSAQAAGAGQLHADRTRNVMCGGFVACGDPDAAFANADVTVEGQYNSGFVEHAYIEPEAGFAQMDGDRVEIHACTQAPVMDLDALEAILAMDRKKIRIIPTAVGGGFGSKLDISVQPFLALATLKTGRPVRLNYTRTESMQSSTKRHPSDIRLKIGATKDGKISGFSFYGEFDTGAYASWGPTVANRVPIHASGPYQIPDYRAESKGIYTNNPPAGAFRGFGVPQSAIAQECLFDELAAKLEMDPLDFRILNALKNNVPTVCGQVFSQGVGIGECLESLRPAWDSERKTATAFNVANTTLKRGVGIAAGWYGCGNTSLPNPSTIKSGIWADGTVVLHQGAMDIGQGANTVISQIFATALGISTKLLKIVGPDTDVTPDAGKTSASRQTYVSGNAARLSGEALRASILEKMNVANDATLTFDLGVVRATDITGTYEFDLASLNSDAEGFVFRAEETYDPPTKPLDENGQGIPYAQFGYAAHLVVVEVDTAFGTVKPIKFVAAHDVGKAINPMLVEGQVHGGIAQGLGMALMEEYIPGRTENLHDYLIPTIGDIPPIETIIIEEPDAHGPYGAKGLGEHVLIPTAPCILNAIHDAVGVRITKVPATPARVRAAIKANA, from the coding sequence ATGAATGAAAACCCGAATATCACAGGCACGCAGTTTTGTCTTGATGGCAAGACGGTTGAGGTTTTCCCCGCCCCTGGCGTCCGCCTGTCACAAGTGCTGCGCGAAGAATTAGGCGCACGTGATGTCAAGATAGGTTGCAATGCCGGCGATTGCGGCGCCTGCACCGTTTTGCTCGATGGCGCACCAATTTGCGCCTGCCTGACCCCTGCGCAGCAAGTGGCAGGCCGCAATGTCGAAACGATAGCAGGCCTTTATAAAACGGACAATACGACACAGGCGCTCGCGGAGCGTTTTCAGGATATGGGCGCGGCACAATGCGGGATTTGCACGCCGGGCATGATGGTATCTGCGGTTGCGCTGTTGCGTGAAAATCCAACACCTAACGTGCGACAGGTACAAGATGCCCTTGGTGGTGTGCTGTGCCGTTGCACGGGTTATCGCAAAATCATTGATGCGGTTGTTGGCACAGCACCCGTTGCACGCGACGATGCTGGCATTGTTGGTGATCCTATTCGACATATAGATGCCTTGAACAAGGTATCAGGGGCGCAAACCTTTGGTGATGATATCGCACCGATGGGCACGCTCGAAATTTTTGTGATCCGCTCGCCCCATGCGCGTGCAGCTTTTCAGCTGGGCGATGTGGATGCATTTGTTGTCAATACCAACGGCGTCGAAGCCACGCTATCGGCGATTGACATACCGGGTCGCAACCTTTTTGGCGTCATCCCGCAGTTTGTAGACCAGCCCGTTTTTGCTGAAGCCGAAGCACGGTTTCGCGGCGAAGCTGTCGCGGCAATTATTGGCACACCCGAAGCGATCCGCAACTTTAATCCTGCAACCTTCCCAGTCACTTGGACAAAGCTGGACGCAGTAACTGATGTAACATCGGCGCAAGCAGCAGGCGCAGGTCAATTGCATGCAGATCGCACACGAAATGTTATGTGCGGTGGGTTCGTTGCATGTGGTGATCCTGATGCGGCGTTCGCAAATGCAGACGTGACCGTCGAGGGCCAATACAACAGCGGATTTGTTGAACATGCTTATATTGAACCGGAAGCGGGGTTCGCGCAAATGGATGGCGACAGGGTCGAGATCCACGCCTGCACTCAGGCACCCGTTATGGACTTGGACGCGCTTGAAGCAATTCTTGCCATGGATCGCAAAAAGATACGGATTATCCCCACTGCTGTCGGGGGTGGCTTTGGCTCAAAACTTGATATCTCGGTGCAGCCGTTTCTGGCACTCGCCACGTTAAAAACGGGTAGGCCTGTGCGTTTGAACTACACGCGCACTGAGTCAATGCAAAGTTCAACCAAGCGGCATCCATCCGACATTCGCCTTAAAATCGGCGCTACCAAAGATGGTAAGATCAGCGGCTTCAGTTTTTACGGCGAATTTGACACTGGCGCTTATGCAAGCTGGGGGCCAACGGTTGCCAATAGGGTGCCGATCCACGCATCTGGCCCTTACCAGATTCCAGACTACCGCGCGGAATCAAAAGGTATCTACACAAACAACCCACCAGCAGGCGCGTTCCGTGGGTTTGGTGTGCCACAGTCTGCGATTGCGCAGGAATGTTTGTTCGATGAGCTGGCCGCAAAACTGGAAATGGATCCGCTTGATTTCCGCATTCTGAATGCACTTAAAAACAATGTGCCAACGGTGTGTGGACAGGTGTTTTCGCAAGGTGTCGGTATTGGCGAATGTCTGGAAAGCTTGCGACCCGCATGGGATAGCGAACGCAAAACAGCAACGGCGTTTAATGTAGCCAATACAACCCTTAAACGTGGTGTCGGCATTGCTGCAGGTTGGTACGGTTGTGGCAATACGTCCCTGCCCAATCCGTCGACAATAAAGTCAGGCATTTGGGCGGACGGGACAGTCGTTCTACACCAAGGCGCGATGGATATTGGACAAGGAGCCAATACCGTCATCTCGCAAATCTTTGCGACAGCCTTGGGCATATCCACCAAACTCCTGAAGATCGTTGGTCCTGATACGGATGTGACGCCTGATGCGGGTAAGACATCCGCATCGCGCCAAACCTATGTGTCTGGCAACGCGGCGCGCCTGTCTGGCGAAGCTTTGCGAGCATCGATCTTGGAAAAGATGAACGTTGCCAACGACGCGACGCTTACGTTTGATCTTGGCGTGGTCCGTGCGACAGACATAACTGGCACATACGAATTTGACTTGGCAAGCTTAAATTCAGACGCTGAAGGCTTTGTCTTTAGGGCCGAAGAAACCTATGATCCGCCCACTAAACCGCTCGATGAAAACGGCCAAGGTATTCCCTACGCACAGTTCGGATATGCCGCACATTTGGTTGTTGTTGAGGTCGACACTGCCTTTGGAACGGTTAAACCCATCAAATTTGTTGCAGCCCATGACGTTGGTAAGGCGATCAATCCGATGCTGGTTGAAGGTCAAGTGCATGGTGGGATCGCGCAGGGTTTGGGGATGGCATTGATGGAAGAATACATTCCGGGCCGCACCGAAAACCTGCACGACTATCTGATCCCGACAATCGGGGACATTCCACCAATTGAGACGATCATCATCGAAGAACCGGACGCACACGGCCCATATGGGGCAAAAGGTCTGGGGGAACACGTATTGATCCCAACGGCCCCCTGCATCCTTAACGCGATCCATGATGCCGTCGGTGTACGTATCACAAAAGTCCCCGCTACGCCTGCGCGTGTCCGAGCCGCGATAAAGGCCAATGCCTAA
- a CDS encoding transposase, whose translation MGYSPERKSAVLKRMLPPNNLAIRQLSQDEGISEATLHKWRAEARSKGQLLPAADAGPEGWSSRDKFAAVLETAALNEVDLSITFGLGYGVTSAAEEAMRFCGVD comes from the coding sequence GTGGGATACTCACCAGAACGAAAATCGGCTGTTCTGAAGCGGATGCTGCCGCCGAATAACTTGGCCATTAGGCAGCTTTCGCAGGATGAAGGGATTTCCGAGGCGACACTGCACAAGTGGCGGGCTGAGGCGCGCAGCAAGGGGCAACTTCTGCCTGCTGCTGACGCTGGGCCCGAGGGCTGGTCGTCTCGCGATAAGTTTGCAGCGGTGTTGGAAACTGCGGCGCTGAACGAGGTCGATCTCTCGATCACGTTTGGACTTGGGTATGGCGTCACCAGCGCTGCAGAAGAGGCTATGAGATTTTGCGGAGTAGATTGA
- a CDS encoding UPF0280 family protein, giving the protein MEARADILPCGTRLHLQHGPIDLIVGADGDRLSAFTLAKNRFATVLSEIVPELSELQLPLTQDVLAPSGDIACRMDHAVRPFSEGAFVTRMAAVAGSVADAVLMAMCTASLSRAYVNNGGDIALHLTEGQSFTLAMAGHDGADLGRVSIHHHDQMRGIATSGRHGRSFSLGIADSVTVLAANAAQADVAATLIANAVDLPQHAAIIRKPAHVLDDTSDLGELPVVVACGPLSQREIADALSKGRARTNAYIDQNLISGAALFLQGQSETTCPKQLSITLRILNYA; this is encoded by the coding sequence ATGGAAGCGCGCGCTGACATACTGCCTTGTGGCACACGTCTGCATTTGCAGCATGGCCCCATTGACCTCATTGTGGGCGCAGATGGTGATCGGCTCAGCGCTTTTACGCTCGCCAAAAACAGGTTTGCCACTGTCCTGAGCGAAATTGTTCCCGAGCTGAGCGAACTTCAGTTGCCACTTACGCAGGATGTACTGGCGCCGTCAGGCGATATCGCCTGCCGCATGGATCACGCCGTGCGACCCTTCAGTGAAGGCGCGTTTGTTACACGCATGGCAGCAGTCGCAGGCAGCGTTGCAGATGCAGTTTTAATGGCAATGTGCACCGCGTCTTTGTCACGGGCCTACGTCAACAATGGCGGTGATATCGCGCTGCACTTGACTGAAGGACAGTCATTCACACTTGCCATGGCCGGACATGATGGCGCTGACTTGGGCCGTGTATCAATTCATCATCACGACCAAATGCGGGGAATAGCTACAAGTGGCCGTCACGGGCGCAGCTTCAGCCTTGGCATCGCAGATAGCGTCACGGTGCTGGCTGCAAACGCGGCACAAGCAGACGTGGCAGCGACCCTAATCGCAAATGCTGTTGACCTTCCACAGCACGCAGCAATCATACGAAAGCCTGCGCATGTCCTAGATGACACAAGTGATCTGGGCGAGCTGCCTGTGGTGGTCGCCTGTGGACCGCTGTCCCAACGCGAAATTGCTGATGCGTTATCCAAAGGGCGAGCACGCACAAACGCTTATATCGACCAAAACCTCATCTCGGGTGCGGCTTTGTTTCTGCAAGGCCAATCCGAGACTACCTGCCCCAAACAGCTTTCAATTACTTTAAGGATCCTAAATTATGCCTGA
- a CDS encoding amidohydrolase family protein: MQMKFGTLGRLNLAKLVIKNIGQILSGKLEQPIFDGDCLIALDGKIAEWGYEKDLDCEGATTIVGAHGVTLAPGLIDSHIHPVVGDYTPRQQQLNWIDSTLHGGVTTLISAGEVHMPGRPKDIVGLKAMAIASQRWYENFRPSGVKVHAGAPVIEHGMVEEDFKDLADAGVKLLGEVGLGTVKDGKTAQQMVNWARKYGIQSTIHTGGPSIPGSGLIDADMVIETGTDVIGHINGGHSALPDDQIICLCESCSSAFEIVHNGNERAAVLALNTARELGKLDQIILGTDGPAGSGVQPLGILRMVAMLSAFGNVPAEQAFCFANGNTARQRELDTGLVEVGKCADFVFLDKAQHAPGKTMFESVQQGNLPGVGMTIIDGKVCSERSRNTPPADRLPERIL, from the coding sequence ATGCAAATGAAATTTGGAACGCTTGGGAGACTTAATTTGGCAAAGCTGGTTATAAAAAATATTGGTCAAATTCTCTCGGGGAAATTAGAACAGCCAATTTTTGATGGGGATTGCCTCATCGCGCTGGATGGAAAAATTGCAGAATGGGGCTACGAAAAGGACCTCGACTGTGAGGGGGCAACGACGATCGTTGGCGCCCACGGCGTGACTCTTGCGCCAGGTTTGATCGACAGTCATATTCATCCGGTCGTGGGGGATTATACACCGCGCCAACAGCAACTTAACTGGATCGACAGCACGCTGCATGGCGGTGTGACGACGTTAATATCGGCGGGCGAAGTGCATATGCCCGGGCGCCCCAAGGACATTGTTGGCCTGAAGGCGATGGCGATTGCATCCCAACGTTGGTACGAAAATTTCCGTCCCTCTGGGGTCAAGGTTCACGCAGGTGCGCCGGTGATCGAGCATGGAATGGTCGAAGAAGACTTCAAAGACCTCGCCGATGCGGGTGTGAAGTTATTGGGTGAAGTTGGTCTTGGCACCGTCAAAGACGGTAAAACGGCGCAACAAATGGTGAATTGGGCGCGTAAGTATGGCATCCAAAGTACGATCCACACAGGCGGTCCATCTATCCCCGGATCTGGTTTGATTGACGCGGACATGGTGATCGAGACCGGAACGGATGTGATTGGTCACATCAATGGTGGGCACTCGGCGCTTCCAGATGACCAGATCATTTGCCTGTGTGAAAGCTGTTCTTCCGCATTTGAGATTGTTCATAACGGCAATGAACGCGCGGCGGTTCTGGCGCTGAACACCGCGCGCGAGCTGGGCAAGCTTGATCAGATCATTCTAGGCACTGACGGACCTGCGGGTTCTGGCGTTCAACCTCTAGGGATTTTACGCATGGTTGCGATGCTGTCTGCCTTTGGCAACGTTCCTGCCGAACAGGCGTTTTGCTTTGCTAACGGCAACACTGCGCGGCAACGTGAGCTGGACACTGGCTTGGTTGAAGTCGGAAAATGCGCTGACTTTGTATTTTTGGACAAAGCGCAACATGCGCCTGGAAAAACGATGTTTGAATCTGTCCAACAGGGAAACCTGCCCGGTGTTGGGATGACGATCATCGATGGTAAAGTATGCTCTGAGCGGTCGCGCAACACTCCGCCTGCTGATCGTCTGCCAGAGCGCATTTTGTGA
- a CDS encoding ferredoxin--NADP reductase, producing the protein MTVDLTTPTLEFPIPAGVFAQSVTSVEHYTDRLFKFRISRPDSFRFRSGEFVMIGLPNTEKPVFRAYSIASPNWDEEIEFYSIKVPEGPLTEHLQKIKVGDTVLMRKKPTGTLVNDALLPGKRLWMFSTGTGIAPFASLIRDPDTYEKFDEVILTHTCRDVAELTYGQGLVAAVKDDPLCGEFAQSLRLYSTATREDYPFKGRITDLMASGKVFSDLGVPPITPDIDRGMICGSMAMLHDAKVALEGFGLAEGSNNRPNTFVVERAFVD; encoded by the coding sequence ATGACAGTTGACCTTACGACTCCCACTTTAGAATTTCCGATACCGGCTGGTGTTTTTGCGCAAAGTGTAACGTCTGTTGAGCATTATACTGATCGACTGTTTAAATTTCGCATCTCAAGACCTGATAGTTTTCGGTTCCGCTCTGGCGAGTTTGTCATGATTGGCCTTCCAAATACTGAAAAACCAGTGTTTCGCGCCTATTCAATTGCATCCCCCAATTGGGATGAGGAAATTGAATTTTATTCGATTAAAGTTCCAGAAGGTCCTCTGACTGAACACCTTCAAAAAATCAAAGTAGGCGACACAGTCTTAATGCGTAAAAAGCCAACGGGCACGCTTGTAAATGACGCGTTGCTGCCTGGGAAACGCCTTTGGATGTTCTCAACCGGTACAGGGATTGCACCCTTTGCCAGCCTGATCCGTGACCCTGATACGTATGAAAAATTTGACGAGGTCATCCTGACCCACACTTGCCGCGACGTCGCAGAGCTGACGTATGGCCAAGGGCTGGTTGCAGCAGTCAAGGATGACCCACTTTGTGGAGAATTCGCCCAGAGTTTGCGACTTTACAGCACAGCTACGCGTGAGGACTATCCATTTAAAGGCCGTATCACAGACCTGATGGCATCGGGCAAAGTGTTCAGCGATCTTGGCGTTCCACCGATCACACCAGACATTGATCGTGGCATGATATGTGGTTCGATGGCCATGCTGCATGACGCCAAAGTAGCCCTGGAAGGCTTTGGCCTTGCAGAAGGGTCAAACAACCGGCCCAACACATTTGTTGTCGAACGCGCCTTCGTAGATTGA
- a CDS encoding MarR family winged helix-turn-helix transcriptional regulator gives MVDYLKTSKVSETMEAAVNQASKKKYDLDQQVGFLLRLASQRHSTIFQKHALENLTPTQFSTLIRLSEMGEISQNHLGRIAAMDVATVKGVVDRLKTKGLVDSRPDQIDKRRAVITLTEKGSALVRDLEVIGKDITQETLSPLTANEQRNLVNLLRKIS, from the coding sequence TTGGTTGATTACCTGAAAACAAGTAAGGTATCAGAAACCATGGAGGCAGCCGTGAACCAAGCGAGCAAAAAAAAGTATGACCTCGACCAACAGGTCGGTTTTTTGCTACGGTTGGCGAGCCAACGCCACTCGACCATTTTTCAAAAGCATGCGCTGGAGAATTTGACCCCGACGCAATTCAGTACGCTGATAAGGCTTTCTGAAATGGGTGAAATTTCACAAAATCACTTGGGTCGTATTGCTGCAATGGACGTGGCGACCGTGAAAGGTGTCGTGGACCGCCTAAAGACAAAAGGTTTAGTTGATTCCCGCCCTGATCAAATTGATAAAAGACGCGCGGTCATCACCCTGACTGAAAAAGGTTCGGCCTTGGTTCGTGACCTAGAAGTCATCGGCAAAGACATCACTCAAGAGACCCTCTCACCGCTCACCGCGAACGAGCAGCGGAATTTGGTCAATCTACTCCGCAAAATCTCATAG
- a CDS encoding FAD binding domain-containing protein, which yields MSYHRPIELASALQLLAEAGGIIVAGGTDVYPSAQQGIQPNYYLDVTAIVGFADISHDADGTRLGASVTWSQLIQADLPAAFDCLKEAAREVGSVQIQNAGTIAGNLCNASPAADGVPPLLALEAQVELCSAARGTRTIALSNFIQGVRQTNRANDELLTAIIIPDAPNNTCSAFEKLGSRKYLVISITMSSAVVACNADGKITYARVAVGACSPVAQRLYGLEEDMIGKTVEQVVVARQHLAALSPIDDIRGSGSYRLDVVAEQCTRAIQRALRDE from the coding sequence GTGTCATATCATCGTCCGATTGAGCTAGCTTCTGCTTTGCAACTATTGGCTGAAGCTGGTGGAATAATCGTAGCTGGGGGAACGGATGTTTATCCATCCGCCCAGCAAGGGATACAGCCCAATTATTATCTTGATGTGACTGCAATAGTGGGATTCGCAGACATTTCACATGATGCAGATGGCACCCGCTTGGGCGCATCCGTGACATGGAGCCAGTTAATTCAAGCGGATTTGCCCGCTGCCTTTGATTGCCTGAAAGAGGCCGCGCGCGAAGTTGGTAGTGTCCAAATTCAAAATGCTGGGACGATTGCAGGTAACTTGTGCAACGCGTCTCCGGCTGCTGACGGTGTGCCCCCCCTACTTGCGTTAGAGGCACAGGTCGAATTGTGTAGTGCAGCACGCGGCACACGCACCATCGCTCTGTCAAACTTCATCCAAGGTGTACGGCAAACGAATCGCGCTAATGACGAGCTTTTGACAGCGATCATCATTCCCGATGCGCCGAACAATACCTGTTCCGCTTTTGAGAAATTAGGCAGTCGCAAGTACCTTGTGATCTCAATCACAATGAGTAGCGCTGTTGTGGCTTGCAATGCGGATGGAAAAATCACCTATGCCCGCGTGGCCGTTGGTGCGTGTTCGCCTGTCGCGCAGCGCCTATATGGTCTTGAGGAAGACATGATTGGCAAAACGGTTGAACAGGTTGTTGTTGCACGACAGCACCTCGCTGCTCTGTCGCCTATTGATGACATACGTGGCAGCGGATCTTATCGGCTGGACGTCGTAGCAGAACAATGCACACGCGCAATTCAAAGGGCGTTGAGAGATGAATGA